ATCATTTTTATCAATAGTTGTTAATGTTTACTTTTTATTTAGATATGGTTTATTTTATGAATTTTACGTAACTAATTATATAGGAAACTTTGGATTTACAGTAAATGATCTTAATTATCCATTTATAGTAACTATTCTAGTAGTTACTCTAGTTACTGTATATTACTCCTTAAGATACATGGAGAAAAGATTTCATGAACTTAAATATGGAAATTGGGGCTTGTATTACGGGCTTTACTCATTGTTTGCTATATCTATGCTTTATGTTGTGATTTCAACCAACTTATTAGAATTATATATTTTCCTAGAGATTTCTCTAATAACTTCATTTTTGTTGATCCTTCTTTATGGTTATGGCGATAGAAGGAGAATTAGCTTACTTTACTTTATTTGGACTCATGTAGGTACAATACTTACTTTATCATCAATCGTTATTTTAGGATTAATATCTGGGAAGATGGATATTTACAGTGGTTTTGGTGAAGTATATAATTACTCCACAATACCTTACGCATCTTTAGTCTTCTTAGCAGGAGTAATAGGAATGTTAGTGAAAGGAGCTCAAGCAGGATTTAATATTTGGTTACCTTATGCACATGGAGAAGCTCCTACTCCAATTTCCATACTGTTAAGTCCTAATATGGTAGGGTTAGGAATTTTTGTAATAATTGAATATTATTATCTATTTCCATCATTCTCATATTTGGCTCCTATCTTTATAGGCTGGGCTTTAATAACGATGATTTATGGAGGTATCAATGCTTTAGCTCAAAGAGACTTTAAGAGATTCTTAGCATATTCTAGTGTTTCTCAAATGGGATATATGCTACTTGGTGCATCAATAGCCTTCTTTATGGGCTTATCTTCTTCAACGGTAGATTTGCCTCTTGGTGTAATTGCATCAGTTTTAATCTATTCATCTCACGGTTTTGGTAAAGCTTTACTTTTCATGAGTGCTGGTGCAGCTATAACTGAATTAGAGGAAAGAGATATAGAAAAGTTAGGAGGACTATATTTGGTATCTCCTTTGCATACTACTTTATCATTTATAGGAATTCTGAATATCATAGGATTACCACCAACTATTGGATTAGTTAGTGAGGTTCTTCTGCTTCTTTCAGCTGGTCAATTAATTCCATTAATAGGCGAGGGATTCTTTATACTTCTTGTAGCTCTATTAATGATTGCAATTGGTATGTCTTCTGGCTATGCTACTTATTTATTTAAGAAAGTATATAGCGGAGTAAAAGAAAGGAAACAAAGCTTAGATAATATTAATGAATATTCTATTCCAATGTTATTAATAGCAATAGCAAGCATAATATTCTTCTTCTTTCCTCAACTCTTAGTTCATTCATTTAATAACTTTATACAATACTTCACTAACACTTCATTCAATTTATTCTTTATAGTGTTCTTACCAGCAATTGGTTCTCTTCTGTCTTTGATAATCCCAATGAATCAAGATGTTAGAGGAAGTTTAGTTACTATTTTGATAGGAGTATCTATGGGATTAGCCATATTAAATCTAATCAATTCATTACATTCTTCTCTATTTATTCCTGAAAGTGGGGTTACAGCATTTAGTTACTTTACATTCAGCTCATCACTACTTCAAGCAATCTTAGGAGTATTTGTGTCTTCTTTAGCTTTCTTTATCTCTATCTATAGTATAGGTTATATGAAAGAGGACAATGTTTTAAGGAGGTACTGGGGCTTTTTCGGCTTTTTCGTTTCTTCGATGTTAGCGGTAATTTATGCTGATAATATCATATTGTTTTTGGCCGGTTGGGAAGGGACAAGCCTAGCCTCATATGGTTTAATAAGCTACTGGCTAGACGATAATGAAAGAAATGTGGTAGGAGATTTTGGAAGAAAGGTATTTGGTATAGAATATTTATCTAAACCAACAACAAGTGGTATACGAGCCATGATATTTACAAGAATAGGTGATGTAGGTCTAATTACTGCGTTAGGATATTTATTATACCTTACTACTATGTCTGATTATTCTGGTATAACTACTATTTATTCTGGTTTGTTTACGACTTTCAATTTATTATATAAACTTCCTTATGCATGGGTTATATTACTTTTAATGTTCTTAGGTGGATTGGGTAAGAGTGCGCAATTCCCATTAACTCAATGGTTATTAACCGCAATGACTGGCCCTACTCCAGTAAGTGCATTAATACATGCAGCTACAATGGTTAATTTAGGGGCTATATTAACTTTCTTTGTTTATCCCTACTTAATTTATCCAAGCTCACAAACTACTCTATTCATGAGTATTATGGTTGGTGTTTCAATGTTTACTGCAATTTACACAAGTACATCAGCCTTAGCTTCTAATGAGCAAAAGTTAATACTAGCTTACTCTACTGCAGATCAGATATCTTTAATGATTTTATCATCATCAATAGGAGGTTTATTAGCTTCAATTTATTCTAATTCATCTTATCTATATGCTGGTATAATTATTGGCTTAATCCAAATGTTTGCTCATGGCACTTACAAAGCCTCATTATTTATGAATGCTGGTAGCGTTATTCATTATACTGAAAACAGATATGTAGGTGTTTTCAAAAAACTATATACGAAATTAAAATCAGTATTTGTACTTCAGTTGCTCGCTGCGTTAAATTTAGCAAGTATACCTCCACTTGTAGGTTTTTGGGCTCATAATCTAATAGGAGTTTTAGCAGCAAACACTCCAATATTCCCATTATACGTTATAACAGAATTCTTAGGAGGTGTTTATATAATAAGATACATTGTAAAAGCCTTTTTATGGGGAAATGGAGAAGAAGTTCATGAGGAAGGTCATGTACATCCATTAATGGTTATAGCTCCAGCGTTTTTAGTTTTGGCATCAATAATTTTAGGAGTTATATTTCTGCCAATTTTGGTTCCATTCTTTACAAGTATTGGTCTAAGTTCTTCTTATGTGACTTTTGATATACCTTCACTGTCTTTAGCGATAATAGGTGTAATTATAGCATTAGGAATATATCTTAACGGTCTTGATTTAGGTAAATATAATAGTGCAAGACCATTAATTAACTTCCTATATTACGGCTGGTTTATAAATCCAGCTTTTGATAAGTTTGGCATTGCTAGCTATAATTTTGCTTTAGGAGTTTATCAGAAATTTGAATATGGGGTTATTGATTTGTCATTAAATTATAATCTTCCACAAGGTCTAATTAAGGCTGGAAACAATATTTTCAAAAGGACTGAGACTGGAATATTGAGAGATTATATTTTTATGTATCTAGTTGGTTTAATTATCTTAGCTTTTCTTGTAATATTCTTCTTGATAGGGGTGTGATGAAAGATGATACTTCAATATATTCCGATAGTCCTTCCCTCAATATTAATAGTATTTTCTTCAATAGCGGTTCTTTACATAGATGATGGAAGTCGTAAGAGATATATGATGTCAGTAGATTTAAGTTTAGGAGCTCTGTTAATATCATTCTTAACATTGATAATATTTTACTCTTTGGGCTTCTATGATTATCCTTTATTTTCCTCTACCTTATATTTAACTAACTTTGGATACTTTATTTCTATATCTGCTATTATTGCAACAATCATAACAATTTATGGAGGAATCGATCATCTTGAGAGTTCTAGAACAAGATCGTCATTTCTATCACTAGCTATGTTAACTGATCTAGGAGTAATGTACTTAAGTTTTGCGTATAATGTAGTTACTATTTTGGCATCTTGGGGAATAGCTTCAGCTGCTACGTATGTAATAGCAATGATAAGGAAGGATTATTCATCTACCATAGCTGGAGTAAAGTATATTGTAATGGGATTGTTGTCAAGCTCATTAATGGTTTTGGGCTTTGCGTTCTATATCTTAGGAATAGGTTCTTTGGCTCTCGACGCTTCAATAACTTATCAAACGTTAATTATTCTAGGTATTATGTTATTGTCTATTGCGTTTCTCTTCAAAATTGGAGCATTTCCATTTCAAGCTTGGCTACCTGATGTTTATTCAATGTCAGATAGAGTATCAGTAGCTTTTGTATCTAGTGTTGGAAAAATAGTTGGCATAACCCCATTATTTGTCATTATTTACTTCTTGAAACCTACTGGTTTACTTGCTCTTTCAATTTTCGTTATATTTGCATTGATCACTGTTATGAGTCTAATATTTGGAAATATTGTAGCCTTCTCAAGGCAAGATTTTGCTTCGATGTTAGCTTATAGTAGTATCACTCAGGTAGGATTTATGTTAATTGCAATAACTATGTTGCCTTATAATCCTACAGTAGCCACAAGCGGTTTAATGATCTATTTATTAGCTTATTCAATTGCTCAAGCTGGTTTATTTATAGCCTTATCTCACATAGAAAAGGTTACTGGTACTAGTTATATTGAAGGTTTTAGAGGGATGAGCTCAGCTGATAGAGTATTAGCATTCTCTGTTACTGTGCTTTTACTAAGCCTTTTAGGTATACCACCAATTTTAGGCTTTTGGGCAAAATTATTTGTTTTAGAAGCATCTTTCTCCCAGCCATGGCTTACTGTTATAGGATTTCTAAATAGTGCAGTTTCCGCTGGTTATTATATTCCTCCCATTAGAGAAATATTCAGAGAAGGTGAATTTAAAAAGGTTAATTCTACAGAAAGAGAGGCATCTATTATAGCATCAGTTTTAAGTATTGCTTTGGGTATAGTTGCTCCATTGATAGTAGGTGTTATATTTTGATCAAGGTAGCTATTTTTGGTGTAGGAAATGTTGCTAGTGCTCTTTTACAAGGATTAGAATGGATAAAACAAGGTAAAAATTTGCCTGGTTTATTAGATCTTCCTTACTCTCCAGCAGAAATCGAAATCGTAAAGGCCTTTGATATAGATAAAAGAAAGGTTGGGAAAAAGCTCTCTGAAGCAATATTTATGAAACCAAATGTTGTAAACAAATATGTTGAAGTTAACTCAGATGTGATTGTAGAAAGAGGTCCAACATTAGATGGTTTAGATGGCTCTTTAATGAATATTATTGAAGAATCTGAAGAAAAACCAGCTGATGTTGAAAGTGAATTAAAAGGTGTTGATGTTTCTATTAGTCTTTTACCAGCTGGAACTCAAAAAGCAAATGAGTACTATGCTGAAGCCTCTCTTTCAGCTAATACAGCTTTTATAAATGCCTCTCCAGCAGAAATAGTGATAAATTATTCTAATAAGTTTGCAGAACGAAAAATACCTTTACTAGGGGACGATTTACTTAGTCAAATAGGTGGAACTATACTACATACTGGTATAGTTGAGTTCTTAAAAAACAGAGGAGTAAAAGTTACAAGGACTTATCAAATAGATATTGCGGGTACAACTGAAACGTATGTTACATTAGAGGATTGGAGAAAAGATTTAAAGAAGGGAATTAAATCTAATTTTATTGCATCTCATGCTGATGATGCTGAGGTTGTTGCAGGCACTTCAGATTATGTGGAATTTCTTGGTGATAGAAGAGTAAGTTATATGGTTATTGAGGGATATTATTCTTTTGGTGTTCCTTTCAGAATTGACATTTCCTTCAAAACACAAGATGCACCGAATGCTGTTGTTCCTTTAATAGACCTGATAAGGATAGCTAAATTTGCAAAAGATAAGGGAATTGGTGGTGCTATTCCTCAAATATGTGGTTATTATTTTAAGAGACCGCCAAAAATTTATTCAAGCTTAGATGAAGCTAAAAATGAGTTAATGAAGTTTTTGAAAATGATGACTGAACCCCGGTTAGATAGATGATATGGCCGTGTGAGAGCTGATCAGATCTCTACAATTTCGGCTTCTTCTATCAATTTTTTATAATCAATGTTAGCTTCTTCTTCAGCTTTTATTACTTCCTCTAATTTGGCGCTTGTTGTTGACTTAGAGGAAATTGCACAATACTCAGGCATTTTTGATGAGTATTCATAAGTACCAATCTTTCTAGAGAGTTCTATAATTTCTTGTTTATCAAACCCAATTAGGGGTCTAAATATGGGTATATTTATGTTATACTCAGTTACAAATAAGTTCTTCATCGTCTGGGAGGACACTTGAGACAAAGACTCTCCGGTAGTTATTGAGTACGCATTAATTTCTTTTGCTAACGTCTCTGCTGTTCTGTACATTATTCTCTTTAATGTTATGACTCTAATATAACTATTCACTTTTGTTAAACTAGTAAGCACTTTAATTCCATCTACAAAGAAAATCCTAATTTTATGTCCACTATTCCATTCTGAAAGTATCTTTGCTTCCTCAATTACAGTGTTCTTATGAATTTCACCACCTAACTTAAAATTCAAGAGAATAACTAAAGCTCCTCTTTTCATCATCATCCATGTAGCAACTGGTGAATCAAATCCGCCAGAGAAAAGTACAACTGTTTTTCCAGTAGTTCCAATTGGGAGACCTTGAGGGCCATGAAAGACTTTATCATACACATAAGCATAATCTTGTCTAATATCTACAAAGATTTCAACATCTGGATTTTCTAAATCAACACCAGAAGAATAAGGATATAATGTGCTTCCAATTACTTTTGCTGCATCTAAGCTAGTAAAATTGTGCTTTCCAGTTCTTTTAACTCTAATTGCAAATTTCTTTCCTTTTACAACCTCTGAATATTTATTCCTAACATATTCTGAAATATCCTTCAAACTAGAAAAAGAGATAACATCTGCTGGAGAATATGAAGAAATTCCAAAAATTTTATTTAGTTTGTTATAGTCTCCTTCTACGTCTAATATTATGTAGCCTTGATCTATTTTAGCGTTTTTAACATTTATCACATTTTTTATGTTATTTATTAATGAATATTCAAAGTTAGCTCTTGACCTAGGTGATTTAATTCCTATCTCTCCAGCAAGTCTAACAATAATTAACATTATGTTAAAGATTATTAACTGACTTTAAATAACTTCTCTATTGGCCTTAGAATTCCTCTCCTTTCCATATCAACTGTAAAGTATGCTATCCAAGAACCTAATAACCATCCTCCAAGAATATCGATTGGCCAATGAACTCCCACATAAACTCTTGAATAAGATACTATCAAAGCCTCAATCATGAAAGGAATCCACAACCATTTTGGCGAAGTCTTATAGAGAACCATAGCACCATCTCCAACTATAAGTGCATGACCAGAAGGATAACTATAATCAGTAGGTTTAGGAACTAAAAGATAGTCTGGATAAATATAATAAAATGGTCTTAGTTGTGCCATTAGAATTTTTGATGCTTCTCCAAGAATTATTGCTACTATAAATGATGCTGCTAATGTTATTGCTATTTTCCTAGTTTTTTTAAAGATAAGCAAGATTGCAGTTAATGGTATCCAAACATATTCTCTTCCATATTTAGAAAAAAAGACGAAGAAAGGATTTAAGTAAGAGACTTGATGATAATTGATAAGTTTAAAAACTGTTGCATTAAGAGGAAAATTGTTTTCTCCAACAATTTTTAAATAAATTGATATAATTAGGAAAATAATTAGAATGATCCAGTATTTAGGCATATTCATTTAACTTACAAAAATGCTTATAAATTTATTACAAAAACGGAGCGTCTACTTCATAATGTAGGATAAAATAAAGTGTATATTGCGAGTAATTAAACAAATGATGTTCTCTATCGTTGTTTTGGGTAAAAGTTTAAAAATACTAATTTACGAACTTTTTTTGACCTAAAATGAAAGGGATTTCGAACATAATTTTCGCAGTAGTTGTTGTAATATTATTAATAATAGCGGCAATTGGTTTCTACGAATACTCTACTGTTTCAAGCAAATACTCTTCTCTACAATCCTCTTATTCATCTCTTTCAATGATGTCTTCAAAATACATGAATTTAAGTAACGAGTATATGTCGTTACAAACAAAATATAATCAGTTAGCTAAGAATTATTCAGCATTAGAATCAATGTATAATGCTTTACAAATGTACTTAAAAGGTAATGAATCATTGCTTCAAATGTATCAAAGTTTATACATGCAAGCTGAACATAATATAAGCCAATTAGAAGCTCAATTACAAGCTACTAAGACTACTTCCGGCAAAGAAGGGGCAGCATTGGATGTCGTTATGCTATTTTACGACGGTATTGCAATTGAAAATCCAAATGACGTTACTCCCTTCCTAGCTCCTAATTTCACAGCAACAATAATAGGTGTTCCATTTGCTGGAACATATACATTATCAACGTTTAATTCAACCTGGTTATCAGATTTCTTTTCTACTTATGAAACTGTGTACTTCTACACTACTGCTTTACCAACAGTTACGGCAATGAATAATAATACTTACCAAATAACCGATGTTGTTCAATACTTTGTAGCACCAACAAATGATCCAGTATATTTGCAAGTCTTTAACGCTTCTAACATAATCACTGTTCAATATATTCACGGAGTTCCTTATATAACGAGTTTAATGTGGAAAGGAAATGAAGTTCCTCCATCTGCTGTTATTGCAGGTTATCCATCACAGCATACGTTACAGTCAAATCAAGTTTTAGAAGAGTATTTATACGAAATTAATGCATTAGGTGCAGAATTCCCACCGAACGTTATTGCTCAGTATTTCTCACCATCTGCAACTCTAGTTATTAATGGTTCATTGCCACCTGGATTAAAAGCTGGAACTTATCAAGGTTTAAGCAATATAGAGAACTTCTTCAGTAGTTGGGATAATTACTTTATATTTGTACTTGAATATTTACAAAACTTGCTACCAAATGGAACTGTCGTTCCACCAACAGTCCAAATTAACTTATCTCCTTCTGGAGCTAATGCTACATTAACTGTTAACGATACTGTGATATTTGGTTTTGTTAATCAAGGCCAACCTGGATTCCCAGCTATATATGATATGCACTCTGTAGTTACTACATACTTCATATACAATTCAACTGCTGCAGAATGGCAAATAGTAAAACAAGTATGGAATGTTCAGATGGTTCCAATTGCCTCTGATACTATATACTATCCATTAGGGCCAGCAACATTCATAGTAAATAGTGAAAGTACTGTAACTGTGAATGCATCACAAGGAGCTGTTGTAACTGACGGTAATATAATAGTAACTATTGAGCCAGGCACATATGCTTATAACACAAAGACTAATACAACTTTATCAGTATACAACTTCTCAGTTATAACATTTAGTATGGAGGGAGTTTACGCACCGCCAAATACATCTTACACACCATTGTATGCATTTGCATTTGCAATTAACGGTCAAATTTCACCAGTATGGGAATTAGTTACTGCCTCTAAATCCCCATCTCCAGCAATAACTGTAGTATTGGGCGCAACAGATACATGGACTTCATGGACATGGTTTGGTGGAACATTTAATGGAACTACTTATGTTGGAGGAGGTTACAAGTTCGCTGACCACTGGTTATACGGGAATGGTGTAATAGCTAATATACAATTCTTCAAACCAGTCATTTGGATATTTGAAGCATCTCAAACTCCAGTAGGACAACCACCAATGTCAGCTTCAGTTTCAGTTTCTCCAGTATATGGAATGAACCCAGTGATGGCATATACTTATACTGTAAATGGAACGGAAGGTGGTGTAATATTTGCTGGTAATATAATTACTATAATTAAACCAGGCTCTTATATAGTAAATACTTCAAGTAACACAACATTAAAGACTTATGAATTCTCAATAATTTATTACCAGTTAAATAACTTGCCAAATGCTCCCAATGGTCAAACTCCAATATTAGGATTTGCCTATGCTATAAATGGACAAGTAACAACTAAATTATACTCTACTGAGCCATGGATTACCTTAATAATAACCCCAGATTCACAGCAAGTTACTATGTGGACATGGTTATCTAGCGGATATGCGTTTAAAGATCCGATAGTAATAGGAAATGGAGTTGTAGTGAATCTAACGTTCTTCAGACCAGTACCATGGATACTCACAATGCCAGCAGTAACATCAACCACCTCATCCACTACATACTCATCAACTGTTGGTTATTGGGCATAAAAAGCTAAATAAAAATTTTTTATTCATAATTTTTATTCTATTTTTAGAAATATTCTTCCATCTCTATTTTTATCAAATAATGCTTTTAATGCTTCTTGTCCCTCTTCTAATTTCATAACTTTCCATGTTTTCACTCTCAGTCTTTTTGCAATTCTTGCTAACTCAACTAGTTCTTTTCTGTTTCCTCCAGTTGTTCCAACTAGACTTGCATGTTTTCCATATATCATTCCTAAATCTAAGTTTACGTTACTTCCAGTTATTCCTCCGAAGAATAGGAGTTTACCATTATTTCCTAAAACTGAAAGACTCTTATCCCAAACAGAAGATCCGACCGAATTTATTACTATATCTGCCATCTTACCATCAGTTAATTTTTTCACTTTCTCCTCAACTTCATTATAACTTACTACTTCATCTGCACCAAAGTCTTTTATCCAGTTTTTACTAGTTACAGCTATTACATAACCTCCCATCATCTTCGCCAATTGAACAGCAAATTGACCAGTGTTTCCGCTAGCCCCGAAAACAACTACAGTTTTGTTAAATACTTGGACTGTATTTAGCGCATGATAAGCTGTTAACCCAGCTACTGGTAAACTAGCTGCAATTTCTTCACTAATGTCTTCAACTTTTACTACATTATGTTCTGGTACTGAAAAATATTCTGAGAATCCGCCGTTAGTAATTACACTTATGATTCCGCCATTTCTGCATAACATTTCCATGCCTTCTAAGCACATATCACACTTTCCGTCAAAGACTCTATTATAAACAACTACTCTATCTCCAATTTTAATATCTTTTACGTGATCTCCAACTTTTACAACTTCTCCGTAAATTTCTGCACCTGGTATGTGAGGTATTGGTTTTACTG
The nucleotide sequence above comes from Sulfurisphaera javensis. Encoded proteins:
- a CDS encoding phosphatase PAP2 family protein, with product MPKYWIILIIFLIISIYLKIVGENNFPLNATVFKLINYHQVSYLNPFFVFFSKYGREYVWIPLTAILLIFKKTRKIAITLAASFIVAIILGEASKILMAQLRPFYYIYPDYLLVPKPTDYSYPSGHALIVGDGAMVLYKTSPKWLWIPFMIEALIVSYSRVYVGVHWPIDILGGWLLGSWIAYFTVDMERRGILRPIEKLFKVS
- a CDS encoding proton-conducting transporter membrane subunit: MMSLLIFIISFLIVSLVFFVKDKKISAILSFLSIVVNVYFLFRYGLFYEFYVTNYIGNFGFTVNDLNYPFIVTILVVTLVTVYYSLRYMEKRFHELKYGNWGLYYGLYSLFAISMLYVVISTNLLELYIFLEISLITSFLLILLYGYGDRRRISLLYFIWTHVGTILTLSSIVILGLISGKMDIYSGFGEVYNYSTIPYASLVFLAGVIGMLVKGAQAGFNIWLPYAHGEAPTPISILLSPNMVGLGIFVIIEYYYLFPSFSYLAPIFIGWALITMIYGGINALAQRDFKRFLAYSSVSQMGYMLLGASIAFFMGLSSSTVDLPLGVIASVLIYSSHGFGKALLFMSAGAAITELEERDIEKLGGLYLVSPLHTTLSFIGILNIIGLPPTIGLVSEVLLLLSAGQLIPLIGEGFFILLVALLMIAIGMSSGYATYLFKKVYSGVKERKQSLDNINEYSIPMLLIAIASIIFFFFPQLLVHSFNNFIQYFTNTSFNLFFIVFLPAIGSLLSLIIPMNQDVRGSLVTILIGVSMGLAILNLINSLHSSLFIPESGVTAFSYFTFSSSLLQAILGVFVSSLAFFISIYSIGYMKEDNVLRRYWGFFGFFVSSMLAVIYADNIILFLAGWEGTSLASYGLISYWLDDNERNVVGDFGRKVFGIEYLSKPTTSGIRAMIFTRIGDVGLITALGYLLYLTTMSDYSGITTIYSGLFTTFNLLYKLPYAWVILLLMFLGGLGKSAQFPLTQWLLTAMTGPTPVSALIHAATMVNLGAILTFFVYPYLIYPSSQTTLFMSIMVGVSMFTAIYTSTSALASNEQKLILAYSTADQISLMILSSSIGGLLASIYSNSSYLYAGIIIGLIQMFAHGTYKASLFMNAGSVIHYTENRYVGVFKKLYTKLKSVFVLQLLAALNLASIPPLVGFWAHNLIGVLAANTPIFPLYVITEFLGGVYIIRYIVKAFLWGNGEEVHEEGHVHPLMVIAPAFLVLASIILGVIFLPILVPFFTSIGLSSSYVTFDIPSLSLAIIGVIIALGIYLNGLDLGKYNSARPLINFLYYGWFINPAFDKFGIASYNFALGVYQKFEYGVIDLSLNYNLPQGLIKAGNNIFKRTETGILRDYIFMYLVGLIILAFLVIFFLIGV
- a CDS encoding inositol-3-phosphate synthase, coding for MIKVAIFGVGNVASALLQGLEWIKQGKNLPGLLDLPYSPAEIEIVKAFDIDKRKVGKKLSEAIFMKPNVVNKYVEVNSDVIVERGPTLDGLDGSLMNIIEESEEKPADVESELKGVDVSISLLPAGTQKANEYYAEASLSANTAFINASPAEIVINYSNKFAERKIPLLGDDLLSQIGGTILHTGIVEFLKNRGVKVTRTYQIDIAGTTETYVTLEDWRKDLKKGIKSNFIASHADDAEVVAGTSDYVEFLGDRRVSYMVIEGYYSFGVPFRIDISFKTQDAPNAVVPLIDLIRIAKFAKDKGIGGAIPQICGYYFKRPPKIYSSLDEAKNELMKFLKMMTEPRLDR
- the nuoN gene encoding NADH-quinone oxidoreductase subunit NuoN, whose protein sequence is MILQYIPIVLPSILIVFSSIAVLYIDDGSRKRYMMSVDLSLGALLISFLTLIIFYSLGFYDYPLFSSTLYLTNFGYFISISAIIATIITIYGGIDHLESSRTRSSFLSLAMLTDLGVMYLSFAYNVVTILASWGIASAATYVIAMIRKDYSSTIAGVKYIVMGLLSSSLMVLGFAFYILGIGSLALDASITYQTLIILGIMLLSIAFLFKIGAFPFQAWLPDVYSMSDRVSVAFVSSVGKIVGITPLFVIIYFLKPTGLLALSIFVIFALITVMSLIFGNIVAFSRQDFASMLAYSSITQVGFMLIAITMLPYNPTVATSGLMIYLLAYSIAQAGLFIALSHIEKVTGTSYIEGFRGMSSADRVLAFSVTVLLLSLLGIPPILGFWAKLFVLEASFSQPWLTVIGFLNSAVSAGYYIPPIREIFREGEFKKVNSTEREASIIASVLSIALGIVAPLIVGVIF
- a CDS encoding alcohol dehydrogenase catalytic domain-containing protein, which codes for MKALVFEKSGLENLKLSDVNQPEIGTHDVLIRVKMTGVNPIDYFVVNFIPVKPIPHIPGAEIYGEVVKVGDHVKDIKIGDRVVVYNRVFDGKCDMCLEGMEMLCRNGGIISVITNGGFSEYFSVPEHNVVKVEDISEEIAASLPVAGLTAYHALNTVQVFNKTVVVFGASGNTGQFAVQLAKMMGGYVIAVTSKNWIKDFGADEVVSYNEVEEKVKKLTDGKMADIVINSVGSSVWDKSLSVLGNNGKLLFFGGITGSNVNLDLGMIYGKHASLVGTTGGNRKELVELARIAKRLRVKTWKVMKLEEGQEALKALFDKNRDGRIFLKIE
- the thiI gene encoding tRNA uracil 4-sulfurtransferase ThiI, which produces MLIIVRLAGEIGIKSPRSRANFEYSLINNIKNVINVKNAKIDQGYIILDVEGDYNKLNKIFGISSYSPADVISFSSLKDISEYVRNKYSEVVKGKKFAIRVKRTGKHNFTSLDAAKVIGSTLYPYSSGVDLENPDVEIFVDIRQDYAYVYDKVFHGPQGLPIGTTGKTVVLFSGGFDSPVATWMMMKRGALVILLNFKLGGEIHKNTVIEEAKILSEWNSGHKIRIFFVDGIKVLTSLTKVNSYIRVITLKRIMYRTAETLAKEINAYSITTGESLSQVSSQTMKNLFVTEYNINIPIFRPLIGFDKQEIIELSRKIGTYEYSSKMPEYCAISSKSTTSAKLEEVIKAEEEANIDYKKLIEEAEIVEI